In the Gossypium arboreum isolate Shixiya-1 chromosome 10, ASM2569848v2, whole genome shotgun sequence genome, one interval contains:
- the LOC108463247 gene encoding uncharacterized protein LOC108463247 produces the protein MDGDRIQFTHNAGTDDGSIAAVAYKLQDDGKMWVVAWSNPRGADSKAFTDLLDQPADWDQIKTELDANGSADYKTVKFNYRAEIKIDPKSFSPVVTAYLEKKYA, from the exons ATGGATGGAGATAGGATTCAGTTTACTCACAATGCAGGGACCGATGATGGTTCAATTGCTGCTGTCGCATACAAATTGCAAGATGATGGCAAAATGTGGGTTGTTGCCTGGAGCAACCCTAGAGGTGCAGACAGCAAG GCCTTTACAGATCTCCTGGATCAACCTGCTGATTGGGATCAAATCAAAACCGAGCTTGATGCAAATGGCAGCGCAGACTATAAAACTGTCAAGTTCAATTATAGGGCGGAAATAAAAATTGATCCCAAGAGCTTTTCGCCTGTAGTGACTGCTTATCTTGAGAAGAAGTATGCTTGA
- the LOC108463390 gene encoding uncharacterized protein LOC108463390, producing the protein MAQKHTVTDLRNGSGHALSLSGHEVWEGSQSTDFPKTIMDGDRIQFTHNAGTDDGSIAAVAYKLQDDGKMWVVAWSNPRGADSKAFTDLLDQPADWDQIKTELDANGSADYKTVKFNYRAEIKIDPKSFSPVVTAYLEKKYA; encoded by the exons ATGGCACAAAAACACACAGTGACCGACCTTCGAAACGGTTCTGGCCATGCTTTATCCTTGTCTGGCCACGAGGTTTGGGAAGGATCTCAGTCTACGGATTTCCCAAAAACAATTATGGATGGAGATAGGATTCAGTTTACTCACAATGCAGGGACCGATGATGGTTCAATTGCTGCTGTCGCATACAAATTGCAAGATGATGGCAAAATGTGGGTTGTTGCCTGGAGCAACCCTAGAGGTGCAGACAGCAAG GCCTTTACAGATCTCCTGGATCAACCTGCTGATTGGGATCAAATCAAAACCGAGCTTGATGCAAATGGCAGCGCAGACTATAAAACTGTCAAGTTCAATTATAGGGCGGAAATAAAAATTGATCCCAAGAGCTTTTCGCCTGTAGTGACTGCTTATCTTGAGAAGAAGTATGCTTGA